The Huiozyma naganishii CBS 8797 chromosome 6, complete genome genome includes a window with the following:
- the NEW1 gene encoding New1p (similar to Saccharomyces cerevisiae NEW1 (YPL226W); ancestral locus Anc_6.251) codes for MPPKKHQQQSLEDFLGTQPQDPNMIQSPYGGYFKANNSYQQQRTSGNPKQRNWNQGSNFKIQNAPQQQGGYQNYQQQPRSTYNQAAVTPNVSGTPTPSTSSVSLTSLNDKLGNLKLTPISPLISKITSSDNISEIKHTIKDIIAKFADETSAQIIEWDIPEIVTRLTKSKNPALVKEASMLLISNLAQHFTNKSPQEAYLLPLFEYALDSMAEKDNTVKRAAQHAIDALLVAFPTEALTFSVLPTVLKYLSSGAKWQSKMAALNVVDRIREDAPNDLLELTFKESVPILTDVATDFKPELAKQGHKTLLDYVSILDNLDLSPRYELIVDTLQDPQKVPASVKSLSSVTFVAEVTEPALALLVPILNRSLNLSSSSQEQLRQTVIVVENLTRLVNNRIEIASFVPLLLPGIQKVVNTASLPEVRELAEKALKVLRGDEEDVSGNSKKFPGRMTVDEGKYFLLQNLKEISVQGEFPLKLFLKDEVVLSYLSKFLTVEANVNDWKNLQEYLTTILGEDNKEIVENKFVAGLRTIFHQEKVKHDENEGIEIVNTDFSLAYGSRMLLNKTTLRLLKGHRYGLCGRNGAGKSTLMRAINNGQLDGFPDKDTLKTCFVEHKLQGEEGDLDLISFIALDEELEGVSRDEIADALESVGFDEERRSQTVGSLSGGWKMKLELARAMLQKADILLLDEPTNHLDVGNVKWLQDYLLEHTNITSLIVSHDSGFLDAVCTDIIHYENKKLAYYKGNLADFVEQKPEAKAYYTLTDSNAQMHFPPPGILTGVKSRTKAVAKMTDVTFGYPGATKPSLSHVSCALSLSSRVAILGPNGAGKSTLIKLLTAELVPQEGKVEKHPNLRIGYIAQHALQHVNEHKEKTANQYLQWRYQFGDDREVLLKESRKISEAEKEMMSKEIDVDDGRGKRGIEAIVGRQKLKKSFQYEIKWKFWQPKYNSWVPRDLLISEGFEKLVQKFDDHEASREGLGYRELTPSVITKHFEGVGLDSEIANHTPLGSLSGGQLVKVVIAGAMWNNPHLLVLDEPTNYLDRDSLGALAMAIREWTGGVVMISHNNEFVGALCPEQWIVENGKMVQKGVAAIDQSRFEDGGSTTITNSTISPSVDDDDSPANIKVKQRKKKMTRNEKKIQAERRRLRYIEWLSSPKGTPKPVDTDDEDED; via the coding sequence ATGCCACCAAAGaaacatcaacagcagagCCTGGAGGATTTCTTGGGGACGCAACCTCAGGATCCAAACATGATCCAATCGCCATACGGTGGTTACTTCAAAGCTAACAACAGCTACCAGCAACAACGTACTAGTGGCAATCCAAAGCAACGTAACTGGAACCAAGGTAGCAATTTCAAGATCCAGAATGCGCCACAGCAACAAGGCGGTTACCAGAactaccagcagcagccaaGGTCGACTTACAATCAGGCTGCCGTGACGCCAAACGTTAGCGGAACTCCAACACCATCTACTTCGTCCGTTTCGTTGACCTCTTTGAACGACAAATTGGGCAACTTGAAACTGACACCAATTTCTCCTCTAATCAGCAAGATTACCTCATCGGACAACATCTCCGAGATCAAGCATACTATAAAGGACATCATTGCGAAGTTCGCCGATGAAACGTCTGCCCAGATCATCGAATGGGATATTCCGGAAATTGTAACAAGATTGACCAAATCTAAGAACCCAGCTTTGGTCAAGGAGGCATCTATGTTGCTGATCTCCAATCTGGCACAGCACTTCACGAACAAATCTCCACAGGAAGCCTACTTGCTGCCTCTGTTTGAGTATGCCCTTGACTCCATGGCTGAAAAGGACAACACAGTAAAGCGAGCCGCACAACACGCTATCGACGCTCTGCTGGTTGCATTCCCCACAGAGGCGCTTACTTTCTCCGTTCTTCCAACGGTTCTGAAATACCTATCCTCAGGTGCCAAATGGCAGTCGAAGATGGCAGCTTTGAACGTTGTGGACAGAATTAGAGAAGACGCACCAAACGATCTGCTAGAGTTGACCTTCAAGGAATCCGTCCCTATTCTAACCGACGTAGCCACGGATTTCAAACCAGAACTTGCTAAGCAAGGGCACAAGACTTTGTTGGACTACGTTTCCATATTGGACAACCTCGACCTGTCTCCACGTTACGAGCTGATCGTGGACACATTGCAAGACCCTCAAAAGGTTCCAGCTTCCGTTAAATCTTTATCCAGTGTTACCTTTGTCGCTGAAGTCACCGAGCCCGCTTTGGCCCTACTGGTTCcaatcttgaacagatcGTTGAATCTGTCATCGTCTTCTCAAGAACAGCTGAGACAAACGGTGATCGTCGTTGAAAATCTGACGAGACTGGTCAACAATCGTATCGAAATCGCCAGCTTCGTTCCTCTTTTGCTACCAGGTATCCAAAAAGTGGTGAACACGGCTTCTCTACCAGAAGTCCGTGAGTTGGCAGAAAAGGCGCTTAAGGTTTTAAGAGGcgacgaggaggatgtGTCTGGGAACTCAAAGAAATTCCCGGGCAGAATGACCGTCGACGAGGGCAAATACTTCTTATTGcagaacttgaaggaaattTCCGTTCAAGGGGAGTTCCcattgaaacttttcttgaaagatgaagTCGTCTTGAGCTACCTAAGCAAATTCTTGACCGTGGAGGCTAACGTCAACGACTGGAAGAACCTACAAGAATATCTGACCACCATCTTGGGCGAAGATAACAAAGAGATTGTCGAGAACAAGTTTGTCGCTGGTCTGAGAACCATCTTCCACCAAGAAAAGGTAAAGCACGATGAGAATGAAGGTATTGAAATCGTCAACACTGATTTTTCGCTTGCATATGGTTCAAGAatgttgctgaacaagacCACACTTCGTCTGCTAAAGGGTCATCGTTACGGTTTGTGTGGTAGAAACGGTGCTGGTAAGTCTACATTGATGAGAGCCATCAACAATGGCCAACTTGACGGGTTCCCAGACAAGGACACCTTGAAAACTTGCTTTGTTGAACATAAACTGCAAGGCGAAGAAGGGGATCTGGACCTGATATCTTTTATTGCTCTCGACGAAGAATTGGAGGGCGTGTCCCGTGATGAAATTGCTGACGCATTAGAATCTGTTGGGTTTGACGAAGAAAGGAGAAGTCAGACCGTTGGGTCGCTCTCAGGTGGTTGGAAAATGAAGCTGGAACTCGCCAGAGCAATGTTACAAAAAGCTGACATCTTACTTCTTGACGAACCAACCAATCATTTAGATGTTGGTAATGTCAAATGGTTGCAAGATTACCTGCTGGAACATACCAACATCACATCCTTGATTGTTTCACACGACTCCGGATTTTTGGACGCTGTGTGTACTGATATTATTCACTacgagaacaagaaattggcCTATTACAAGGGTAACTTGGCCGATTTTGTTGAACAGAAACCAGAAGCGAAGGCCTATTACACGTTGACTGACTCGAACGCTCAGATGCACTTCCCACCTCCAGGTATTCTGACCGGTGTTAAGTCCAGAACCAAGGCTGTCGCCAAGATGACTGATGTCACCTTCGGCTATCCTGGCGCAACAAAGCCATCCTTGAGCCATGTCTCGTGTGCCTTGTCTTTGTCGTCTCGTGTTGCTATCTTGGGTCCAAATGGTGCTGGTAAATCCACCTTGATCAAACTGTTGACCGCCGAATTGGTCCCACAGGAGGGTAAGGTCGAGAAACATCCAAACTTGCGTATCGGGTACATTGCTCAGCACGCGTTGCAGCATGTTAACGAACACAAGGAGAAGACCGCAAACCAATACCTACAATGGCGTTATCAGTTTGGTGACGATCGTGAAGTTTTGCTGAAGGAATCGAGAAAGATTTCAGAAGCTGAAAAGGAAATGATGTCAAAGGAGATAGATGTCGATGATGGGAGAGGTAAGAGAGGAATCGAAGCTATTGTCGGTAGACAGAAACTAAAGAAGTCCTTCCAATACGAAATCAAATGGAAGTTCTGGCAACCAAAATACAACTCGTGGGTTCCAAGAGATCTTTTGATTTCGGAAGGGTTCGAGAAGTTGGTCCAGAAGTTCGATGACCACGAGGCTTCGAGAGAAGGTCTAGGTTACCGTGAGTTGACTCCTTCTGTTATTACCAAACATTTTGAGGGTGTTGGTCTGGATTCGGAAATTGCCAACCATACTCCTTTGGGATCTCTTTCTGGTGGTCAATTAGTCAAGGTTGTCATTGCTGGTGCCATGTGGAACAACCCGCATTTGTTGGTTTTAGATGAACCTACCAATTATCTTGACAGAGATTCTCTAGGTGCTTTGGCTATGGCGATTCGTGAATGGACCGGTGGTGTTGTAATGATTTCGCATAACAACGAGTTTGTTGGCGCTCTATGCCCAGAACAATGGATTGTCGAAAATGGTAAGATGGTTCAAAAGGGTGTTGCCGCTATCGACCAGTCTAGATTTGAAGATGGTGGTAGCACAACTATTACGAACAGTACGATTTCTCCAtctgttgatgatgatgactCTCCAGCTAACATCAAGGTTaagcaaagaaagaagaagatgaccagaaacgagaagaagatccaaGCTGagcgtcgtcgtcttcggTACATCGAGTGGTTGTCCTCTCCAAAGGGCACACCTAAACCAGTTGACAccgatgatgaagatgaggatTGA
- the FPY1 gene encoding flavin adenine dinucleotide pyrophosphatase (similar to Saccharomyces cerevisiae YMR178W; ancestral locus Anc_6.250): protein MSRIRAACVIIGDEVLNGKITDTNSSFFAKYCFKNGIKLEQIVTIGDNEEQIMDTMCDLKNKYQFIVTSGGIGSTHDDITYESIAKSFNLPCSINEELKKRMQERSHPENRLHGQALHDYYKMATLPSGPTVKNYYIADDLWVPVCCIDTKVFIFPGIPQLFERMINSMTPILKNLFHMSDNDCSFVRYYVKTPLSESQIAHTLKLIQEESTAVSQEIKIGSYPHFGMGFNTISILGEQKDDEYLKRIVTRAVNELQGEELSGDMEEKYSDER from the coding sequence ATGTCTAGAATCCGTGCTGCCTGTGTGATAATCGGCGATGAGGTTTTGAATGGGAAGATCACAGACACTAACTCCAGTTTTTTTGCCAAATACTGCTTTAAGAACGGAATCAAACTGGAGCAAATCGTTACTATCGGTGACAATGAGGAGCAGATAATGGATACCATGTGTGActtgaaaaataaatatCAGTTCATAGTGACTAGTGGTGGAATAGGAAGCACACATGATGACATCACTTACGAATCTATTGCCAAGAGTTTCAATCTGCCCTGTTCCATAAAcgaagaattgaaaaagagaatgCAGGAAAGATCCCATCCAGAGAACAGGCTACATGGTCAGGCGTTGCATGATTATTATAAAATGGCAACTTTGCCCTCTGGTCCCACTGTGAAAAATTATTACATCGCGGATGACCTTTGGGTCCCAGTGTGTTGCATCGACACCAAGGTATTTATCTTCCCAGGTATCCCTCAGCTGTTTGAACGGATGATCAACTCAATGACCCCAATCCTTAAAAACCTGTTCCATATGTCAGACAACGATTGCTCCTTCGTAAGATATTACGTTAAGACACCACTATCTGAATCACAGATAGCACATACTCTCAAACTTATTCAAGAAGAATCGACCGCCGTGTCTCAGGAGATCAAAATTGGCTCGTACCCTCACTTCGGGATGGGATTCAATACGATTAGTATTTTGGGAGAGCAGAAAGATGACGAGTACTTGAAACGCATCGTCACTCGTGCTGTAAACGAGCTGCAGGGGGAAGAACTCTCAGGTGACATGGAGGAGAAGTATTCCGACGAGAGGTGA
- the CHP1 gene encoding ribosome-associated Tef1p biogenesis chaperone CHP1 (similar to Saccharomyces cerevisiae YPL225W; ancestral locus Anc_6.249) produces the protein MSANKFDAETADNLEDIEKQFAVVAVEQAETYWSLLTKVPGSKLRLTQIDDEIYDTFVERFPEYKDPQRVKKFTEEELKTKAAKENWRKFCALFEKKVEDYNFGTLLRTSSDEEYGQEGTIFSVRIQFYAFEIARNRYKLNDWICAGKK, from the coding sequence ATGTCTGCCAACAAATTCGATGCCGAGACAGCCGATAATTTAGAAGATATTGAGAAACAGTTCGCCGTTGTGGCCGTCGAGCAGGCCGAAACCTACTGGAGTCTGCTGACGAAGGTGCCCGGCTCCAAGCTACGTCTTACTCAAATCGACGACGAAATTTACGATACTTTTGTCGAGAGGTTCCCAGAGTACAAGGACCCTCAACGTGTCAAGAAGTTTacagaggaggaactgaaAACGAAGGCGGCCAAAGAGAACTGGAGAAAGTTTTGTGCcctgtttgaaaagaaagtggaGGACTACAATTTTGGTACACTTTTGAGAACAAGTTCGGACGAGGAATATGGCCAAGAGGGTACCATTTTTTCTGTCAGAATACAATTTTATGCCTTTGAAATTGCCAGAAACAGATACAAACTGAACGACTGGATCTGTGCCggtaaaaaataa
- the KNAG0F01770 gene encoding cation diffusion facilitator family transporter (similar to Saccharomyces cerevisiae MMT1 (YMR177W) and MMT2 (YPL224C); ancestral locus Anc_6.248), producing MIKLEFSPMAVGTVTRLAMRPINNLIIRHEFHYSRLSMNDKRQLGNIRTHTIKLHPMSVRNDDPLLARDGTDSETRDRIRASKGVDVMKNVLRTSKVEEHNQEHRRNLLHGFGHSHGHSHSHSHSMSNPLLVMNKDEIRKNAAVRITWIGLSVNVGIAVGKFIGGIVFHSQALFADSIHALSDMISDFLTLFSVRLASNKPTEHYPNGCGKIETLGSLAVSTILLTAGFSLGWSALCSIIGPIIPHVVFESLAALGTGHHHESITNEVTDINAAWIAAASIAAKEWIFRATKKIAVDTNSNVLMANAWHHRVDSLTSLVALVTITSGYLFNVQCLDMLGGLIVSGMVVKAGAEGMNISLRELSDKSIPPDDDRHIDIKNGLSFVLAKDKMNAKCSLKDLVVLSSGPNLIAHAEVLVNKSKIPLTLAELEFVTSRLRHELAESVPNFKKLKVEFVQQPETPEIPTNSPPESKEYHQPPIHSHSHTCSPSGSSTGEHTNSNSEGHTHGH from the coding sequence ATGATCAAGCTGGAATTCTCACCAATGGCGGTCGGAACCGTGACCAGATTGGCGATGAGACCAATAAACAATTTGATAATTCGGCATGAATTCCACTATAGTCGTCTTTCTATGAATGACAAGAGACAATTAGGCAACATACGAACTCACACAATCAAACTGCACCCAATGTCGGTGCGAAACGATGATCCGCTTCTGGCTCGTGACGGTACAGACAGTGAAACTCGCGATAGAATACGGGCCTCTAAAGGTGTTGATGTAATGAAAAACGTATTACGAACTTCGAAAGTAGAAGAACACAATCAGGAACATAGGCGAAATCTGCTTCATGGTTTTGGACACAGTCATGGGCATTCGCATTCGCATTCGCATTCGATGAGTAATCCACTATTGGTGATGAACAAAGACGAGATTAGGAAAAACGCAGCTGTGAGAATAACTTGGATTGGGCTTTCTGTGAATGTGGGTATTGCTGTAGGTAAATTTATTGGTGGTATAGTTTTCCATTCGCAAGCTTTATTCGCCGACTCGATACATGCACTGAGTGACATGATTTCCGATTTTCTCACTCTATTCTCTGTCAGGTTAGCCTCCAATAAGCCGACGGAACACTACCCGAATGGTTGTGGTAAGATTGAAACCTTGGGCTCTTTGGCGGTGTCGACTATTCTGTTGACCGCAGGGTTCTCACTCGGTTGGTCTGCGTTATGCTCTATAATTGGTCCAATCATACCGCATGTAGTTTTTGAGTCCCTGGCCGCTCTAGGTACTGGCCACCACCACGAGTCAATTACAAACGAAGTCACAGATATAAATGCGGCATGGATTGCAGCCGCCTCAATCGCAGCTAAGGAATGGATATTCCGAGCGACAAAGAAGATCGCTGTGGATACTAATTCCAATGTTCTGATGGCCAACGCGTGGCATCACCGCGTTGATTCGTTAACATCATTGGTGGCGTTGGTCACTATCACGTCTGGTTACTTATTTAATGTCCAATGTTTGGACATGTTGGGGGGGCTTATTGTATCGGGAATGGTGGTTAAAGCAGGTGCGGAAGGCATGAACATCTCTCTTCGAGAACTGTCCGATAAATCGATCCCGCCAGATGATGATCGTCATATCGATATCAAGAATGGACTGTCCTTTGTTTTAGCTAAAGATAAGATGAATGCAAAGTGTAGTCTCAAAGATCTCGTCGTTTTGTCGTCTGGGCCAAATCTAATAGCACATGCAGAGGTCCTCGTGAATAAAAGCAAAATTCCACTAACCCTAGCAGAGTTAGAATTTGTCACAAGCAGACTACGTCATGAGCTCGCCGAAAGTGTGCccaatttcaagaagttgaaagtAGAATTTGTGCAACAACCGGAAACGCCAGAGATACCCACGAACAGTCCTCCGGAATCGAAAGAATATCACCAACCCCCCATCCATTCTCACTCGCATACTTGTTCTCCATCCGGGTCCAGTACCGGTGAGCACACAAACTCCAACTCTGAGGGGCATACCCACGGGCATTAG
- the ECM5 gene encoding Ecm5p (similar to Saccharomyces cerevisiae ECM5 (YMR176W); ancestral locus Anc_6.247) produces MGAHANDRANYPLSDITSHSSQPLEYSDRIVSAALTSSGSPVLPLNDQLQQPQSKPKASLGFAAKSLKVLKVTPDERDVPVRIFHEKSGQLYYIEADSVPTFRIDSAALPDPIQFYESVTDLGEKYGCVKLVIVQKNSNEPHSTSDLNFEHFWFKTRSQYLDEPNSLDAKILNFYSDLYNFFTNVKKVKTFPKVPTIEKRTVNLYRLKQCVHLRGGFDTVCQKKLWAQIGRELGYSGRIMSSLSTSLRSAYVKILLEFDIYGDSMPPSNHKIKNKNHVSELGLTPVTGPLTGDGESETLGKRGAPMTDEERHPSKRSKLEEFELSDDVYEMSGINRGFKRIKDIKISKNIDTHSNDNSDDSTIGTKPCITPLSGHDPSSWQYFFPTHDKDSYDNAISPVYNIKQYYDQSQMVKQELLKRLGLSKINSSLTQMTLSDFEKLFFQALEADLSDIEIDTAMNVSSVINSGRLCAQNLDNTKLENLLNPWKLANVPLSDDSLLRVLDFDMGNFTRTTYDVGMLLSVSAWSSTDNFMPLLDYQHIGGSKLWYVIAPDDREKFEDFLRFTADKKSAISEIQGSGPGASSAPGFKDSELFNCYVENSMSKESGDQNTDGLDKYEGFLFPKLTVKNLPSEYQVKPEVLELAGIKTYKIIQEPGTYIFKFPKAYSTTIGNDFYVSESAYFAPRSWLKYVQEGSKWLAENQKLVSLHSLQFLIMILLYFDDTISKSLLIGMIVPRLENELTDRIHLKNIFPDLESVEDKFDFISDYTLSSTGLFKIVLTLGENSFNMTISEFLNMLEPMEESNNWKIFGKPLKTFKIVLHSYYSIELLNTLLDGDVAKAQQLLKQYFNSPVTVEDELNIVVAEQYPDRRMPLEVLEEIFQKGKKDDDYSTLVSTVINDSNLLRAECKYMLDMIIIPSMSSDYEQKKPDLGQLEGKWLIDLPVSPIAFSMHDLKILRTKLLKLPVTFTEMDSILDLYNEAAQFQQVAEHSLSTNNIKKIKLSYMKSFETPLDRACNERLVKAICRHHWLDTYYELFVSVDPPKETIPKSVPFLYKMFNYGLKFCYQEDIYKLERLHKKLVLIQDVFKRIRKIVKNIRAGSNILIADITNILENIQKENIPVSRSITKTFDRIMTAVEDAKVEKNPLWKNLSVNKQYIDAIDRLLRQNSVKAFSLCGRFNGSKDDQRLCISDVNEESVVHHQVKECKSWTTELNKCLKRQKITNILTLVTACLDLDFDCFTKRGSLAEKDAKYCFCRKGESGTMIECDICKEWYHTNCIGQKGSKSTATTNSVFVCSLCNINSNTVMSKRNGVNYGDLKRSVISSLSLEIIPDRRVLQTLFKLFEICLTFKNQMEAEIYENGRINTAVPMDKVKFYLRKAEGSKIEFVDLVGPLKRYCHNVDEAKFAEYRMKEITVVTNQEHL; encoded by the coding sequence ATGGGGGCACATGCAAATGACAGGGCTAACTATCCGTTATCTGATATTACTTCCCATTCATCACAACCACTTGAGTACTCTGATAGGATAGTTTCAGCGGCGCTGACGTCTTCCGGATCTCCCGTTCTTCCATTGAATGACCAGCTTCAACAACCGCAATCAAAACCAAAGGCATCTCTAGGATTTGCTGCGAAGTCATTAAAAGTGCTGAAAGTTACCCCTGACGAAAGAGATGTACCAGTGCGAATTTTCCACGAAAAATCAGGTCAGCTTTATTACATAGAGGCTGATTCGGTTCCAACTTTCCGAATAGATTCAGCAGCGCTACCAGATCCAATCCAATTCTACGAATCGGTCACCGATCTTGGTGAGAAATATGGGTGCGTGAAACTGGTTATTGTGCAAAAGAATAGCAACGAACCCCATTCCACTTCCGATTTAAATTTCGAGCACTTTTGGTTTAAAACGAGAAGTCAGTACCTTGATGAACCCAACTCACTGGATGCCAAAATTTTAAATTTTTACTCCGATCTGTACAATTTCTTTACTAATGTGAAGAAGGTCAAGACTTTTCCCAAAGTCCCTACTATTGAAAAGCGAACCGTGAATCTCTATCGTTTGAAACAGTGTGTTCATTTGAGAGGCGGTTTTGACACAGTATGTCAGAAGAAGTTATGGGCTCAGATCGGGAGAGAACTGGGTTACTCGGGGAGAATAATGAGTTCATTATCCACTTCTCTGAGATCTGCTTACGTAAAAATTCTCTTGGAATTTGACATTTATGGAGATTCTATGCCACCATCCAATCATAAGATCAAGAATAAGAACCACGTTTCCGAACTTGGCTTGACACCCGTTACGGGCCCGTTAACCGGGGATGGGGAATCCGAAACATTAGGCAAGCGAGGTGCTCCAATGACGGATGAAGAGAGACATCCCAGTAAGAGATCAAAACTAGAAGAATTTGAACTGAGTGACGACGTTTATGAGATGAGTGGTATAAACAGGGGCTTTAAAAGAATAAAAGATATCaaaatatccaaaaacaTTGATACTCACTCAAATGACAATTCAGATGATAGTACTATAGGCACGAAGCCTTGCATTACACCCTTGTCGGGACATGACCCTTCATCTTGGcaatattttttcccaaCACATGACAAGGACTCATACGATAATGCAATTTCACCCGTCTACAATATAAAACAGTATTATGATCAGAGTCAGATGGTCAAACAGGAACTTTTAAAAAGACTAGGGTTGTCCAAAATAAATTCTTCTCTTACCCAGATGACATTATCCGACTTTGAAAAGCTTTTTTTCCAGGCATTAGAAGCTGATCTCTCGGACATTGAAATAGATACCGCAATGAATGTAAGCTCTGTGATAAACAGTGGTAGACTCTGTGCCCAAAATTTGGATAACACTAAACTAGAAAATTTATTGAACCCATGGAAATTAGCTAATGTCCCACTCAGTGACGATTCACTATTGAGAGTTTTGGATTTTGATATGGGGAACTTTACCCGAACCACTTACGACGTTGGAATGCTACTTTCGGTTAGTGCTTGGTCTTCTACCGACAATTTCATGCCCCTATTAGATTACCAACATATTGGAGGGTCGAAACTTTGGTACGTAATTGCGCCAGATGACCGCGAAAAATTTGAGGACTTCTTACGGTTTACAGCTGATAAAAAGTCAGCAATAAGCGAAATCCAAGGAAGTGGTCCGGGTGCGTCTTCTGCTCCAGGATTTAAAGATTCCGAATTGTTTAATTGTTACGTCGAAAATTCAATGTCTAAGGAAAGTGGTGATCAAAACACTGATGGTTTAGACAAGTATGAGGGGTTCTTATTTCCGAAATTAACCGTCAAGAACTTACCGTCAGAATACCAGGTTAAGCCGGAAGTTTTGGAGTTAGCAGGTATCAAAACTTACAAAATTATCCAAGAACCtggaacatatatattcaAATTCCCAAAAGCATACAGCACCACCATAGGAAACGACTTTTACGTGTCTGAATCAGCATATTTTGCACCACGTTCGTGGTTGAAATACGTCCAGGAGGGCTCAAAGTGGCTGGCCGAAAATCAAAAGCTGGTAAGTTTACATTCTTTGCAGTTTCTGATCATGATACTTCTGTACTTTGATGACACTATAAGCAAAAGTTTACTAATTGGGATGATTGTTCCACGTCTAGAAAACGAGCTAACTGACAGAATTCACCTTAAAAACATTTTCCCAGATTTAGAATCTGTGGAAGATAAGTTCGATTTCATTTCTGACTATACATTGAGCTCTACTGGGCTATTTAAAATTGTCTTGACCCTGGGGGAAAACTCATTTAATATGACGATTTCTGAATTTCTGAATATGTTAGAACCTATGGAAGAGTCTAacaattggaaaatttttggcaaacctttgaaaacttttaaGATTGTTCTACACTCCTACTACAGTATCGAACTTTTGAATACATTGTTGGATGGAGACGTGGCGAAAGCACAGCAACTATTGAAGCAATATTTTAACTCGCCTGTAACTGTGGAAGACGAATTAAACATTGTGGTCGCTGAACAGTATCCAGACCGTCGGATGCCGTTAGAGGTTCTGGAGGAAATATTCCAAAAGGGGAAAAAGGATGACGATTATTCCACTTTGGTGAGCACAGTCATAAACGATTCCAATTTACTGAGAGCTGAATGTAAATACATGCTGGATATGATTATCATACCAAGCATGTCTTCAGATTATGAGCAGAAGAAACCTGATCTGGGCCAGCTTGAAGGTAAGTGGTTGATTGACCTCCCAGTTTCCCCCATTGCATTTTCGATGCATGATTTAAAAATATTACGAACAAAGCTATTGAAATTACCAGTAACTTTCACTGAGATGGACAGCATCCTTGATTTGTATAATGAGGCTGCTCAATTTCAGCAGGTTGCCGAGCATTCCTTAAGCACAAATAATATCAAGAAAATTAAATTATCGTACATGAAAAGCTTTGAGACGCCCTTGGATAGAGCATGTAATGAGAGGTTAGTCAAAGCAATATGCAGACATCATTGGCTGGACACGTACTACGAATTGTTTGTCTCTGTTGACCCTCCAAAAGAAACCATTCCAAAATCTGTGCCATTTCTGTATAAAATGTTCAACTAtggtttgaagttttgCTATCAAGAAGACATTTACAAATTAGAACGCCTGCACAAAAAACTTGTTCTAATTCAGGacgttttcaaaagaatCAGGAAAATAGTGAAAAACATAAGGGCTGGgtcaaatattttgattGCTGATATCACAAATATCCTAGAAAATATCCAGAAGGAAAATATTCCAGTCTCTCGATCAATAACAAAAACATTCGATCGGATTATGACAGCTGTTGAGGATGCCAAGGTAGAAAAAAATCCCCTGTGGAAAAATTTGTCTGTTAACAAGCAATACATCGATGCGATAGACAGACTTTTGAGACAAAACTCCGTCAAGGCATTTTCGTTATGTGGCAGGTTTAACGGCTCGAAAGATGACCAAAGACTTTGCATCTCCGATGTCAACGAAGAATCAGTCGTACACCACCAGGTGAAGGAATGTAAGTCATGGACAACAGAACTGAATAAATGTTTGAAAAGGCAAAAAATTACAAACATTCTGACCTTGGTTACAGCGTGTTTGGATTTAGATTTCGACTGCTTTACTAAAAGAGGTTCGTTAGCTGAAAAGGATGCCAAATACTGTTTCTGCCGGAAGGGCGAGTCCGGCACTATGATTGAATGTGATATCTGTAAAGAGTGGTACCATACTAATTGCATTGGTCAAAAAGGGTCTAAATCGACAGCTACTACGAATTCAGTCTTTGTTTGCTCCCTGTGTAATATTAATTCAAACACGGTCAtgtcaaaaagaaacggaGTTAACTATGGTGATTTGAAGCGGTCTGTGATATCGTCTTTAAGTTTGGAGATTATCCCGGACAGAAGAGTGTTACAAACTCTTTTCAAGTTATTTGAGATCTGTTTGACCTTCAAGAATCAAATGGAGGCAGAAATCTACGAAAACGGGAGAATAAACACAGCAGTTCCGATGGATAAAGTTAAATTCTACTTGCGGAAGGCAGAAGGGTCGAAGATAGAATTTGTCGACCTGGTCGGACCACTCAAAAGATACTGCCATAACGTAGACGAGGCAAAGTTTGCTGAGTATAGAATGAAGGAGATTACGGTGGTAACAAACCAGGAACACTTGTAG